In the Malania oleifera isolate guangnan ecotype guangnan chromosome 1, ASM2987363v1, whole genome shotgun sequence genome, one interval contains:
- the LOC131149049 gene encoding uncharacterized protein LOC131149049 has product MFNGLNFVDWSEQVQFHLGVLDLDLTLLSDQPGDITDSSSAEEITYYSNWERSNRFSLMFMRMSVTNNIKTTIPKTENAKEFLKFVGEHSQIVDKSLAGTLMGTLTTMKFDDSRTIHEHVVEMTNIAAKLRTLGIDVNENFLIQFILNSLPTEYGPFQMNYNTVKDKWNVHELHSMLVQEETQLNNKEIHSIHYVNNQGAEKKAKKHGKGKGSLKDNESFSHIQKKVSSKDKCCFYGKPRHYQKYCFNWKAWFERKGKPRTYVCFELNLAEVPYNTWWIDFGRTTHVSNMM; this is encoded by the coding sequence ATGTTTAATGGGTTGAATTTTGTAGATTGGAGTGAACAAGTTCAATTTCACCTCGGTGTATTGGATCTTGATTTGACACTCTTAAGTGATCAACCTGGTGATATTACTGATTCTAGCAGTGCTGAAGAAATAACCTATTATAGTAATTGGGAAAGATCAAATAGGTTTAGTTTGATGTTTATGCGAATGAGTGTTACAAATAACATCAAGACAACTATTCCCAAAACTGAAaatgctaaagagtttttaaAGTTTGTGGGAGAGCATTCCCAAATAGTAGATAAGTCTCTTGCTGGGACATTAATGGGTACGTTAACCACTATGAAGTTTGATGATTCACGCACTATACATGAGCATGTTGTTGAAATGACAAATATTGCAGCAAAACTTAGGACTTTGGGAATTGATGTGAATGAAAACTTTCTTATTCAGTTCATTTTAAACTCATTACCAACTGAGTATGGACCGTTTCAAATGAACTATAACACCGTGAAAGATAAATGGAATGTGCATGAGTTGCACAGTATGCTAGTTCAAGAGGAAACACAACTGAACAATAAAGAAATTCACTCTATTCATTATGTGAACAATCAAGGAGctgaaaagaaagcaaaaaagcATGGAAAGGGGAAAGGATCTTTGAAGGATAATGAATCCTTTTCTCATATCCAGAAGAAGGTATCAAGTAAGGACAAATGTTGTTTCTATGGAAAACCTAGACATTACCAGAAGTACTGCTTCAATTGGAAAGCTTGGTTCGAAAGGAAGGGTAAGCCTAGAacttatgtatgtttcgaattGAATTTAGCTGAAGTTCCTTATAATACTTGGTGGATTGATTTTGGACGTACAACTCATGTTTCTAATATGATGTAG